ATATGTGCTTGTTGAGTATTTTCCTCGCACCTCCTCTACACTGGACTGAATGGTTGTGTTTAGCAGCTGAATTGCATGATATCACAACGAGATCGCAGAGAATTCTGTCAATATACTGCGCCTCCACAATCGACGGTATAATAAGGTTCAGGGGCTGGTCATTTTGCGAGCTGAGCCTTCAGCGCACATAACTCCCCACCCCCCTTTGGCCGATATGCTGCTCCATGTACGGCTGTGCGGCCTCGTGTGATAGTCCGATCGCTTATGAATGGTGTATTTACATACACTACCATCATGAATGGAGATAAGGCCTCCACGAAGTACATAGAATTTGGTGCTGACATggccatcgtcgtcatcaactTCATTATTCACTCGCTGGGAGGCAGCATTGTATAATATCGCGGCACCCTCAACGGGCTTAGGGAAATAAGAGTGTCGGAGCCCCTCTACGGTATAGGTATTTTTGTTTTAGCATCTAGAATATGTATCTCTCCGTTACCACTGAACAAATCAGCATGCCAATATCCTCCTTCCAAAACACGGCGAGCCTCGTGAGAGAATTCCCACCACGCTCCGTGGGTAGTCCCCAAACCTACAATCACGGTACTGGACCAGGCTGTACTCAGTACTCACCCTGTCTATTCCATTAGCGGTTAAATGCCGCGGTTGCGCAGGTATTGAAGTATTGTGGGCTTCCATCTATCACCTCCAGATGCACCACGCATGCAGAATGGCTCATCAGCTCACCGGCATAAATTCGGGCACGCTGAGGTCGTCGGAGTATCCGAGACCTAACTGTCTAAGCGAAGCGTGGTTCGCTAATACCGCGCAGCCAGAGCAGAGATAACTACTTCACACCTACTAAGTATTTTAACTCTGTACCATCAAGGTGTCCAGCTTATCTCGTTGACAGTTCTAAATTAGGAGAAGAGATAGGCAACAGAAGAGAGGGCCGCAAGTTGCTTGCGAGCTACTCCACAGCCAACTATACCGATATTATCAACCGTAGGAGGCTGCGAGGCTAAACAGCCCCTGCAAGGCGCCGAAAGACTCCGCCACGCCCGATTGAAGGATGGACACGTCAGTTTTCTTCACGTTGGCGTAAGTTGTCAGTTCCTCCGGGGGTAAGCTGATGTCGATCATGGGCGGCCTTAACAGGGATCTTATCCTGTCAAGCTCAGTCCACAGCCCTTGTGCTTGCGAAAGCCATCAACAGCCACCCGCTGTTAGGTAACTGCTAGTCGATGCTTGGTTCGTCTTCTGAGATTGTGGATCGAATAAGATTTCCCTTTGTTTTCCTTCGCTCCCGTTGACAGGGATCATGCGAGCTCCCCCACAAATCCGGCGAACTTGGCGCACGCTATGCCCTAGTTTGGGTCTTGCGTCGAGAATCAGAGTACAGAACTGCCGAGATAACTCCGGATATTGGGAGGCCTAGAACCTTAGCTTTAGACGTAGAGATGTATTCCTTCGCCTACTAGGTTGAATGCCCGCATTCCTCACGATATTGAACGACAACGCCAATTGGATCTGGACGGGCATACTGCATCCTGGGCATCTTCTATTCCTATGTTCCTCAACTCAACCTCGTCTGAGCACTACTCCAAACCCCATAAAAATAGGGTACAGCGTACTGAGAATGCACACGAGAGTATTAGGTCTAGAGTGCGGTTCGCCTGGCTACGCCGACGGGGTCTCGTATTCGTCCTTGCCCGGGGGGCCTTGACTACGGAAGAGCCACACTTATGCAGGGCGAGAATCAGTACCTGATTAAGATTGTTCAATGGTCGCCTTAATGCCTGCTACTAGTTCTGTGGTGATATTTGCTGTACTTCGTACTCTGGGTCATGTACCTTTGGCCCTAACATTGTTCAGTTAGGCGTGGTGAACCATTCAATGGAGCCTTGTGGTATCCTCTTCACCGGCCAAGAGTCCACCAATGTGTTTCATAGCTCCTTTCCTGGCTATGCACATGGGCCTTTCTGCTCAGTTAGGATGCACGCTGCGCTGAGAGCGACTGCGGTCGACTTCCAAAGATAGGACCGCGCAACCCACCTTGATCCTGAATGGAGCGCGGTCACCCAGAGTAAGACCTTGATCCTTGTATAGCAACAAAACAAACCGTGCGGTCCGTGACAGCGAGGCTACATAGCCCCGTTAAGGCGAGCAGCAACATCGATGAACGGACTTACCATCAGACTCAGCTTCAATCGCGAGTTCTGAGGCGTCGAAAAAGCTATATAAGGAGGCATCCATCCCGTCAATATCCTCATTCttctcatcatcaactcAATCTTCTCTCTACAGTCCAATTCAGATTTCTACATCTTCCCAACCAACTTTCAAACAATCAAAATGAAGGCCGCTACCGTCATCTCTGCCCTTGCCATCGCCACCGgcgccgctgctgccggcGTCCAGTGCGGCGAGAACTACGCTCCCGTCAGCAACATCAAGAACTgcatcaacttcctcaagGACAAGGGCACCGCTCAGTGCAAGGTTGGCGGCAGCTACGGCGGCTTCTGCAAGGATGGAGATGCTGTGATCCTTGGCCACGGTACCACCGAGACTAACTGGTATGTCAGCCCCCTTCTGCCACGGACATTTGTGGTATCTAACATATCCCTCTAGCCAAAAcattgctgccgctgccgagGCCGTTCTCGGACAGTGCACTAGCGGTAGCACCGCTGGAGGTGAGTTATCTATTTCTGACTTTGCTTTGCACCGAATATATGGGCTGATTTATCTCAGGACGTTCTACCATCGGTGGTAACGACAACATCTACATCACCGTCAAGCACGCCTAGATTGCTTGCACGCCCGAAAGTACTTCGGAATTCCTGGGGGTTGGGTATCTAGATATAGAGCCATGGTTTTGGAGGAAGGGGTTGCTAGCAATGGCTGGACTGTCACTCCTTTGATAGGGTACTTGCAAGACGCCTAGAATGTTATTGTTATTTTTGCTCTATTTTATGCCTCACGAAGTAATCCGTAAGATGAACTATCCTTTTACCTTGTCTTTATAGTATCATTTTTACGAGTTAACTTAGAATCCAGCCTTTATGCAGCCAGTAAGCCATAGCGCCACCCCCGAATCCAACGCCAACTTGGCTTACGCCGAGTCTCTCAGCCCCTAGACTAGTTGAGGTTTAGATTTAGTCCGACTTCGGCCATCTGAACCTGCAGAAAACGAGATTATGCAGAGCTTTTAGGGGTATATGGTATAACCCTGAATCTGCTTTGCAAACTATTAACCTATAATAGACGTTGTCCAATCCTTAACTCCTCAAGTTGCTACTCTGTTATGCTGcagatagctggctagccaccagccttgtaTACTTTCTTAGTTCGGTATATCGAGTCTATAGGCGGGAACGGTGGAGCTGGTTGCCCCTTCCTATCAAAAACATGTCCCTCTTCGTtgcaccttcttctttcAAAGGGTCAATATATAATATTGGATACACTGTCTCAATTAGCGAGGCGACTTTCTACTTAGAAGCAAGCATGATCTGCCCTTAGCGTTGGATTCCTGGCGTCGGCCAAAATACGCCCCGAAATCGAAGCTACCAGGATAAGAAGCTTACCACGGGTATATTTAGTGAGCAATACAAAGTATCATTTGCGTGTCTTGAAACTCAAGAATACATACACATTTCTGAtcccccatccacccattcaatcctccttctccatatAAGGCAAACACGCCTCATAAATCTGTTTATATCCATCATACTTAGAGATCCGCTGAAACACCCCCTCATCAATAACCCTCGCATTCTGAAGAGCCCCAGCAATAAAAAAGTCAGTGTAGCTAGGCCGATCACCCAGCAAAAACGGCCCATCGGCCTTATTCCTTTGCATGAGGCCGCCAACGGCACGAATATCTCCATCCGCCGCGTCCCAGGTTTCGTCCTCGTTCGCGAGTAACTCTTCAAGCCGACGTCCGATTTTGGGCTCGCGCGTCTGGCGGAAGTATTCCCCCGCCTGGGGTGACAGGATATTTACCTCGCGCGCCATAATGGACTTCCCGAAGATGGTGCCGACGACGGCGCGCGCCTTGGACTCGATCTCGCGGCCGAGTGCGGAGGTTAGTGGGACGGGTGGGTCGGGGTATGTTGATTCGAGAAACTCTGCGATCTGCGCGGATTCCATGATGTATTTGTTGCTTGGGATGTGGTGGATTGTGGGCACGGTGTATTTTATTGTGGACTCTGTGGTGGCGGGGGGAATGCCGCTGCATGGGTATATTTTGGTTAGTGGTTCGAAGGTTATTGATAGAAAATGGGGTGGCATACAGCTCTTTCAGTGTTGGCTCGATGTCCTGGAATTCAAGGAAGATAGTCCTGTAGGCGATGCGCTTGTAGTTCAGCATGAGGCGGATGCGCCAGACCACGGGCGAGAAGCAGATGTTCTTGGTGCACGCCAGGTCGTAGAGAACGATCTCGGGCTCACGTAGGGCGGCCATCTCGAACTGAATGGTTGTTAGTGAAGATCCAGCAAAGACGTTGGAACTGTGGACAAGCTCACTCAGGGGTTGACACGGAGAGGGGTAGTTGGAATACGAGGTGTAAGCACAAGCCACTCTCCCAGTGACATCAGTTAGATATAGCATCCCGCTACACGCGCTTCCGCCCGATCTAGAACATACCGGTATAAATGGTATAAATCATGAATGTCCCCCACTTCAGCCAACCCAGTGACTACgtagaataaaaataaagccGCCGATCTCGatccgattccgattccGATGCGGGCCGTTCCCGCTAAGCCCAATCGATCATCACATCTGAAACAACTAACAAGTCTATCTTGCCTGCAGGTGAATGAAACATTGAAATTTGTGGTCTATCAGTAACTTTcattattaaatttttaaattatatccCGTCTTTTGGCGATACAGCAGAGTGCGTTTCCTGCCTTATAATACCCTCCTGGCTAGTGTCAGTCCCATCGTGTGCTTTAATATTTCCCATCATGATATAAGAAGCGCGCTCTCGACCCCGGCGAGCGCCACTGCGGGTGCCACTTCCACCTCCCATCGTTGCTGACCAAGAAGGCTTTGTTCGGCGGCGCCGCTCCGAATTCCGATCAATGCTGGACCAGATCCGAGGGGCAATGCGGCTGAGCAAGGCCGGAAACGCCGTGGCGGATGCTGTCATTATCGCGACATTCACCTCGATACTGGACGTGATATGGCCAATATCGTAGGTGGGATCGGGGTTATCCGGGCGGTATCTGTGTGCGTACACCGCTAAACGGGCGATTCCAACGGCAGTGACTCTGCAGGGCAAGTCGTGGTGAGATGA
This region of Aspergillus puulaauensis MK2 DNA, chromosome 5, nearly complete sequence genomic DNA includes:
- a CDS encoding glutathione S-transferase family protein (COG:O;~EggNog:ENOG410PTCT;~InterPro:IPR036249,IPR036282,IPR004045;~PFAM:PF13409,PF13410,PF13417;~antiSMASH:Cluster_5.9;~go_function: GO:0005515 - protein binding [Evidence IEA];~go_process: GO:0006749 - glutathione metabolic process [Evidence IEA]); its protein translation is MAALREPEIVLYDLACTKNICFSPVVWRIRLMLNYKRIAYRTIFLEFQDIEPTLKELGIPPATTESTIKYTVPTIHHIPSNKYIMESAQIAEFLESTYPDPPVPLTSALGREIESKARAVVGTIFGKSIMAREVNILSPQAGEYFRQTREPKIGRRLEELLANEDETWDAADGDIRAVGGLMQRNKADGPFLLGDRPSYTDFFIAGALQNARVIDEGVFQRISKYDGYKQIYEACLPYMEKED
- a CDS encoding uncharacterized protein (SECRETED:SignalP(1-18);~antiSMASH:Cluster_5.9); this encodes MKAATVISALAIATGAAAAGVQCGENYAPVSNIKNCINFLKDKGTAQCKVGGSYGGFCKDGDAVILGHGTTETNCQNIAAAAEAVLGQCTSGSTAGGRSTIGGNDNIYITVKHA